A window of the Budorcas taxicolor isolate Tak-1 chromosome 8, Takin1.1, whole genome shotgun sequence genome harbors these coding sequences:
- the SORBS3 gene encoding vinexin isoform X1 — protein sequence MLLCPLGRPQSPPPALQGRGHAEEQLSSLDPSMQAPPHSLPAGLSLDDFIPGHLLAHVGSSAQGTRVPVIRNGGSNTLNFQFHDPAPRTVCNGYLPPRRDASRHPDPAWYQTWPGPGSRPPGNQKTPASQHSQKWSATWTKDSKRRDKRWVKYEGIGPVDESGMPIAPRSSVDSPRDWYRRMFKQIHRKMPDLQLDWTFEEAPKVDSSCATSANSRHPGPQQRPPARSNQKSPLSGRSWDVSEESLRSTFSCSPGAPSSLHQTSKQVLRRREKADNIWTEESWNQFLQELETGQKPKKPLVDDPVEKPSQPIEVLLERELAKLSAELDKDLRAIETGQPSPKSSQAPRRSREPRPPARLASAWSSSSPNALYPSSSLSPHRMADGGSPFLGRRDFVYPSSTRDLNDPGGSPARKEEKKRKAARLKFDFQAQSPKELTLKKGDIVYIHKEVDKNWLEGEHHGRLGIFPTNYVEVLPADEIPKPIKPPTYQVLEYGEAVAQYNFKGDLEVELSFRKGERVCLIRKVNEHWYEGRISGTGRQGIFPASYVQVTREPRVRLCDDGPQLPASPRLPTARLVHHPSSPLTPRSPADPTDWGGQTSPRRTGVSFPPQESRPQTQSLSTSGSALSHPGGSSHPQDLGTSSSTTTEIHWTPYRAMYQYRPQNEDELELREGDRVDVMQQCDDGWFVGVSRRTQKFGTFPGNYVAPV from the exons ATGCTCCTGTGTCCTCTCGGGCGTCCGCAGTCCCCTCCACCTGCTCTCCAGGGAAG AGGACACGCTGAGGAGCAGCTCTCCAGCCTTGACCCGAGCATGCAGGCCCCACCCCACAGCCTCCCAGCTGGACTCAGCCTGGATGACTTCATCCCAGGCCACCTCCTGGCCCACGTAGGGTCATCTGCCCAGGGGACACGG GTGCCCGTGATCCGGAATGGTGGCTCCAACACCCTTAATTTCCAGTTCCATGACCCTGCGCCCAGGACTGTGTGCAATGGGTACTTGCCACCGAGGAGAGATGCTTCCAGACACCCAG ACCCTGCTTGGTATCAGACCTGGCCGGGCCCTGGGAGCCGGCCCCCTGGGAACCAGAAGACCCCTGCCTCCCAGCATTCCCAGAAGTGGTCAGCCACATGGACCAAGGACAGCAAACGGCGCGACAAGCGCTGGGTCAAGTATGAGGGCATCGGGCCTGTGGATGAGAGCGGCATGCCAATTGCGCCCCGATCT AGTGTTGACAGCCCCAGGGACTGGTATCGAAGAATGTTCAAGCAGATCCACCGGAAAATGCCGG ACCTACAGCTGGACTGGACCTTCGAGGAGGCACCCAAAG TGGATTCTTCCTGTGCCACATCTGCAAACTCAAGGCATCCAGGGCCCCAGCAAAGACCACCTGCCAGGTCAAACCAGAAGTCGCCTCTGAGTGG aAGAAGCTGGGACGTCTCTGAAGAGTCTCTTAGAAGCACCTTCAGTTGCAGTCCTGGAGCACCCTCCTCCCTGCACCAGACCTCAAAGCAG GTGCTCAGACGCCGAGAGAAAGCGGACAATATCTGGACGGAAGAATCCTGGAACCAGTTTCTGCAAGAACTAGAGACTGGGCAGAAG CCCAAGAAACCACTGGTAGACGACCCTGTTGAGAAGCCCTCCCAGCCCATTGAG GTCCTGTTGGAGAGAGAGCTGGCCAAGCTGAGCGCCGAGCTGGACAAGGACCTGCGGGCAATAGAGACTGGGCAGCCGTCCCCCAAG AGCTCTCAGGCGCCCCGACGGTCCCGGGAGCCGCGGCCCCCAGCGCG CCTGGCCTCCGCCTGGAGCTCCAGCTCCCCGAATGCACTTTACCCGAGTTCCTCCCTGAGCCCCCACAGGATGGCGGATGGAGGAAGCCCCTTCCTGGGTCGGAGGGACTTTGTCTACCCTTCCTCAACTCGAG ACCTTAATGATCCAGGGGGCAGCCCtgccaggaaggaagagaagaag AGGAAGGCCGCCCGGCTCAAGTTTGACTTCCAGGCCCAGTCCCCTAA GGAGCTGACCCTGAAGAAGGGTGACATTGTCTACAtccacaaagaggtggacaagaACTGGCTGGAGGGAGAGCACCATGGCCGCCTGGGCATCTTCCCCACTAATTACGTGGAG GTGCTGCCAGCAGATGAGATTCCCAAGCCAATCAAGCCTCCAACCTACCAGGTGCTGGAGTACGGAGAAGCTGTGGCCCAGTACAACTTCAAGGGGGATCTGGAGGTGGAGCTTTCCTTCAGAAAA GGGGAGCGTGTCTGCCTGATCCGCAAGGTGAATGAGCACTGGTACGAGGGCCGCATCTCGGGTACCGGgcgccagggcatcttccccgcCAGCTATGTGCAGGTGACCCGGGAGCCCCGGGTCCGGCTCTGTGATGACGGCCCCCAGCTCCCTGCGTCTCCCCGCCTGCCCACCGCTCGCCTGGTCCATCACCCCAGCTCTCCCTTAACACCGCGCAGCCCAGCTGACCCCACTGACTGGGGGGGCCAGACCTCCCCTCGCCGCACCggcgtctccttccctccccaggagTCCAGACCCCAGACCCAG AGTCTCAGCACCTCCGGATCAGCTCTGTCCCATCCTGGAGGCTCCAGCCATCCCCAGGACCTGGGGACCTCGTCCTCCACCACCACTGAGATACACTGGACCCC GTACCGGGCGATGTACCAGTACAGGCCCCAGAATGAGGACGAGCTGGAACTGCGGGAGGGGGACCGGGTGGACGTTATGCAGCAGTGTGACGACGGCTGGTTTGTGG GTGTCTCCAGGAGGACCCAGAAATTTGGGACATTCCCTGGAAATTATGTAGCCCCGGTGTGA
- the SORBS3 gene encoding vinexin isoform X2 translates to MLLCPLGRPQSPPPALQGRGHAEEQLSSLDPSMQAPPHSLPAGLSLDDFIPGHLLAHVGSSAQGTRFHDPAPRTVCNGYLPPRRDASRHPDPAWYQTWPGPGSRPPGNQKTPASQHSQKWSATWTKDSKRRDKRWVKYEGIGPVDESGMPIAPRSSVDSPRDWYRRMFKQIHRKMPDLQLDWTFEEAPKVDSSCATSANSRHPGPQQRPPARSNQKSPLSGRSWDVSEESLRSTFSCSPGAPSSLHQTSKQVLRRREKADNIWTEESWNQFLQELETGQKPKKPLVDDPVEKPSQPIEVLLERELAKLSAELDKDLRAIETGQPSPKSSQAPRRSREPRPPARLASAWSSSSPNALYPSSSLSPHRMADGGSPFLGRRDFVYPSSTRDLNDPGGSPARKEEKKRKAARLKFDFQAQSPKELTLKKGDIVYIHKEVDKNWLEGEHHGRLGIFPTNYVEVLPADEIPKPIKPPTYQVLEYGEAVAQYNFKGDLEVELSFRKGERVCLIRKVNEHWYEGRISGTGRQGIFPASYVQVTREPRVRLCDDGPQLPASPRLPTARLVHHPSSPLTPRSPADPTDWGGQTSPRRTGVSFPPQESRPQTQSLSTSGSALSHPGGSSHPQDLGTSSSTTTEIHWTPYRAMYQYRPQNEDELELREGDRVDVMQQCDDGWFVGVSRRTQKFGTFPGNYVAPV, encoded by the exons ATGCTCCTGTGTCCTCTCGGGCGTCCGCAGTCCCCTCCACCTGCTCTCCAGGGAAG AGGACACGCTGAGGAGCAGCTCTCCAGCCTTGACCCGAGCATGCAGGCCCCACCCCACAGCCTCCCAGCTGGACTCAGCCTGGATGACTTCATCCCAGGCCACCTCCTGGCCCACGTAGGGTCATCTGCCCAGGGGACACGG TTCCATGACCCTGCGCCCAGGACTGTGTGCAATGGGTACTTGCCACCGAGGAGAGATGCTTCCAGACACCCAG ACCCTGCTTGGTATCAGACCTGGCCGGGCCCTGGGAGCCGGCCCCCTGGGAACCAGAAGACCCCTGCCTCCCAGCATTCCCAGAAGTGGTCAGCCACATGGACCAAGGACAGCAAACGGCGCGACAAGCGCTGGGTCAAGTATGAGGGCATCGGGCCTGTGGATGAGAGCGGCATGCCAATTGCGCCCCGATCT AGTGTTGACAGCCCCAGGGACTGGTATCGAAGAATGTTCAAGCAGATCCACCGGAAAATGCCGG ACCTACAGCTGGACTGGACCTTCGAGGAGGCACCCAAAG TGGATTCTTCCTGTGCCACATCTGCAAACTCAAGGCATCCAGGGCCCCAGCAAAGACCACCTGCCAGGTCAAACCAGAAGTCGCCTCTGAGTGG aAGAAGCTGGGACGTCTCTGAAGAGTCTCTTAGAAGCACCTTCAGTTGCAGTCCTGGAGCACCCTCCTCCCTGCACCAGACCTCAAAGCAG GTGCTCAGACGCCGAGAGAAAGCGGACAATATCTGGACGGAAGAATCCTGGAACCAGTTTCTGCAAGAACTAGAGACTGGGCAGAAG CCCAAGAAACCACTGGTAGACGACCCTGTTGAGAAGCCCTCCCAGCCCATTGAG GTCCTGTTGGAGAGAGAGCTGGCCAAGCTGAGCGCCGAGCTGGACAAGGACCTGCGGGCAATAGAGACTGGGCAGCCGTCCCCCAAG AGCTCTCAGGCGCCCCGACGGTCCCGGGAGCCGCGGCCCCCAGCGCG CCTGGCCTCCGCCTGGAGCTCCAGCTCCCCGAATGCACTTTACCCGAGTTCCTCCCTGAGCCCCCACAGGATGGCGGATGGAGGAAGCCCCTTCCTGGGTCGGAGGGACTTTGTCTACCCTTCCTCAACTCGAG ACCTTAATGATCCAGGGGGCAGCCCtgccaggaaggaagagaagaag AGGAAGGCCGCCCGGCTCAAGTTTGACTTCCAGGCCCAGTCCCCTAA GGAGCTGACCCTGAAGAAGGGTGACATTGTCTACAtccacaaagaggtggacaagaACTGGCTGGAGGGAGAGCACCATGGCCGCCTGGGCATCTTCCCCACTAATTACGTGGAG GTGCTGCCAGCAGATGAGATTCCCAAGCCAATCAAGCCTCCAACCTACCAGGTGCTGGAGTACGGAGAAGCTGTGGCCCAGTACAACTTCAAGGGGGATCTGGAGGTGGAGCTTTCCTTCAGAAAA GGGGAGCGTGTCTGCCTGATCCGCAAGGTGAATGAGCACTGGTACGAGGGCCGCATCTCGGGTACCGGgcgccagggcatcttccccgcCAGCTATGTGCAGGTGACCCGGGAGCCCCGGGTCCGGCTCTGTGATGACGGCCCCCAGCTCCCTGCGTCTCCCCGCCTGCCCACCGCTCGCCTGGTCCATCACCCCAGCTCTCCCTTAACACCGCGCAGCCCAGCTGACCCCACTGACTGGGGGGGCCAGACCTCCCCTCGCCGCACCggcgtctccttccctccccaggagTCCAGACCCCAGACCCAG AGTCTCAGCACCTCCGGATCAGCTCTGTCCCATCCTGGAGGCTCCAGCCATCCCCAGGACCTGGGGACCTCGTCCTCCACCACCACTGAGATACACTGGACCCC GTACCGGGCGATGTACCAGTACAGGCCCCAGAATGAGGACGAGCTGGAACTGCGGGAGGGGGACCGGGTGGACGTTATGCAGCAGTGTGACGACGGCTGGTTTGTGG GTGTCTCCAGGAGGACCCAGAAATTTGGGACATTCCCTGGAAATTATGTAGCCCCGGTGTGA
- the SORBS3 gene encoding vinexin isoform X5 — translation MLLCPLGRPQSPPPALQGRGHAEEQLSSLDPSMQAPPHSLPAGLSLDDFIPGHLLAHVGSSAQGTRVPVIRNGGSNTLNFQFHDPAPRTVCNGYLPPRRDASRHPDPAWYQTWPGPGSRPPGNQKTPASQHSQKWSATWTKDSKRRDKRWVKYEGIGPVDESGMPIAPRSSVDSPRDWYRRMFKQIHRKMPDLQLDWTFEEAPKVDSSCATSANSRHPGPQQRPPARSNQKSPLSGRSWDVSEESLRSTFSCSPGAPSSLHQTSKQVLRRREKADNIWTEESWNQFLQELETGQKPKKPLVDDPVEKPSQPIEVLLERELAKLSAELDKDLRAIETGQPSPKSSQAPRRSREPRPPARLASAWSSSSPNALYPSSSLSPHRMADGGSPFLGRRDFVYPSSTRDLNDPGGSPARKEEKKRKAARLKFDFQAQSPKELTLKKGDIVYIHKEVDKNWLEGEHHGRLGIFPTNYVEVLPADEIPKPIKPPTYQVLEYGEAVAQYNFKGDLEVELSFRKSLSTSGSALSHPGGSSHPQDLGTSSSTTTEIHWTPYRAMYQYRPQNEDELELREGDRVDVMQQCDDGWFVGVSRRTQKFGTFPGNYVAPV, via the exons ATGCTCCTGTGTCCTCTCGGGCGTCCGCAGTCCCCTCCACCTGCTCTCCAGGGAAG AGGACACGCTGAGGAGCAGCTCTCCAGCCTTGACCCGAGCATGCAGGCCCCACCCCACAGCCTCCCAGCTGGACTCAGCCTGGATGACTTCATCCCAGGCCACCTCCTGGCCCACGTAGGGTCATCTGCCCAGGGGACACGG GTGCCCGTGATCCGGAATGGTGGCTCCAACACCCTTAATTTCCAGTTCCATGACCCTGCGCCCAGGACTGTGTGCAATGGGTACTTGCCACCGAGGAGAGATGCTTCCAGACACCCAG ACCCTGCTTGGTATCAGACCTGGCCGGGCCCTGGGAGCCGGCCCCCTGGGAACCAGAAGACCCCTGCCTCCCAGCATTCCCAGAAGTGGTCAGCCACATGGACCAAGGACAGCAAACGGCGCGACAAGCGCTGGGTCAAGTATGAGGGCATCGGGCCTGTGGATGAGAGCGGCATGCCAATTGCGCCCCGATCT AGTGTTGACAGCCCCAGGGACTGGTATCGAAGAATGTTCAAGCAGATCCACCGGAAAATGCCGG ACCTACAGCTGGACTGGACCTTCGAGGAGGCACCCAAAG TGGATTCTTCCTGTGCCACATCTGCAAACTCAAGGCATCCAGGGCCCCAGCAAAGACCACCTGCCAGGTCAAACCAGAAGTCGCCTCTGAGTGG aAGAAGCTGGGACGTCTCTGAAGAGTCTCTTAGAAGCACCTTCAGTTGCAGTCCTGGAGCACCCTCCTCCCTGCACCAGACCTCAAAGCAG GTGCTCAGACGCCGAGAGAAAGCGGACAATATCTGGACGGAAGAATCCTGGAACCAGTTTCTGCAAGAACTAGAGACTGGGCAGAAG CCCAAGAAACCACTGGTAGACGACCCTGTTGAGAAGCCCTCCCAGCCCATTGAG GTCCTGTTGGAGAGAGAGCTGGCCAAGCTGAGCGCCGAGCTGGACAAGGACCTGCGGGCAATAGAGACTGGGCAGCCGTCCCCCAAG AGCTCTCAGGCGCCCCGACGGTCCCGGGAGCCGCGGCCCCCAGCGCG CCTGGCCTCCGCCTGGAGCTCCAGCTCCCCGAATGCACTTTACCCGAGTTCCTCCCTGAGCCCCCACAGGATGGCGGATGGAGGAAGCCCCTTCCTGGGTCGGAGGGACTTTGTCTACCCTTCCTCAACTCGAG ACCTTAATGATCCAGGGGGCAGCCCtgccaggaaggaagagaagaag AGGAAGGCCGCCCGGCTCAAGTTTGACTTCCAGGCCCAGTCCCCTAA GGAGCTGACCCTGAAGAAGGGTGACATTGTCTACAtccacaaagaggtggacaagaACTGGCTGGAGGGAGAGCACCATGGCCGCCTGGGCATCTTCCCCACTAATTACGTGGAG GTGCTGCCAGCAGATGAGATTCCCAAGCCAATCAAGCCTCCAACCTACCAGGTGCTGGAGTACGGAGAAGCTGTGGCCCAGTACAACTTCAAGGGGGATCTGGAGGTGGAGCTTTCCTTCAGAAAA AGTCTCAGCACCTCCGGATCAGCTCTGTCCCATCCTGGAGGCTCCAGCCATCCCCAGGACCTGGGGACCTCGTCCTCCACCACCACTGAGATACACTGGACCCC GTACCGGGCGATGTACCAGTACAGGCCCCAGAATGAGGACGAGCTGGAACTGCGGGAGGGGGACCGGGTGGACGTTATGCAGCAGTGTGACGACGGCTGGTTTGTGG GTGTCTCCAGGAGGACCCAGAAATTTGGGACATTCCCTGGAAATTATGTAGCCCCGGTGTGA
- the SORBS3 gene encoding vinexin isoform X3, protein MQAPPHSLPAGLSLDDFIPGHLLAHVGSSAQGTRVPVIRNGGSNTLNFQFHDPAPRTVCNGYLPPRRDASRHPDPAWYQTWPGPGSRPPGNQKTPASQHSQKWSATWTKDSKRRDKRWVKYEGIGPVDESGMPIAPRSSVDSPRDWYRRMFKQIHRKMPDLQLDWTFEEAPKVDSSCATSANSRHPGPQQRPPARSNQKSPLSGRSWDVSEESLRSTFSCSPGAPSSLHQTSKQVLRRREKADNIWTEESWNQFLQELETGQKPKKPLVDDPVEKPSQPIEVLLERELAKLSAELDKDLRAIETGQPSPKSSQAPRRSREPRPPARLASAWSSSSPNALYPSSSLSPHRMADGGSPFLGRRDFVYPSSTRDLNDPGGSPARKEEKKRKAARLKFDFQAQSPKELTLKKGDIVYIHKEVDKNWLEGEHHGRLGIFPTNYVEVLPADEIPKPIKPPTYQVLEYGEAVAQYNFKGDLEVELSFRKGERVCLIRKVNEHWYEGRISGTGRQGIFPASYVQVTREPRVRLCDDGPQLPASPRLPTARLVHHPSSPLTPRSPADPTDWGGQTSPRRTGVSFPPQESRPQTQSLSTSGSALSHPGGSSHPQDLGTSSSTTTEIHWTPYRAMYQYRPQNEDELELREGDRVDVMQQCDDGWFVGVSRRTQKFGTFPGNYVAPV, encoded by the exons ATGCAGGCCCCACCCCACAGCCTCCCAGCTGGACTCAGCCTGGATGACTTCATCCCAGGCCACCTCCTGGCCCACGTAGGGTCATCTGCCCAGGGGACACGG GTGCCCGTGATCCGGAATGGTGGCTCCAACACCCTTAATTTCCAGTTCCATGACCCTGCGCCCAGGACTGTGTGCAATGGGTACTTGCCACCGAGGAGAGATGCTTCCAGACACCCAG ACCCTGCTTGGTATCAGACCTGGCCGGGCCCTGGGAGCCGGCCCCCTGGGAACCAGAAGACCCCTGCCTCCCAGCATTCCCAGAAGTGGTCAGCCACATGGACCAAGGACAGCAAACGGCGCGACAAGCGCTGGGTCAAGTATGAGGGCATCGGGCCTGTGGATGAGAGCGGCATGCCAATTGCGCCCCGATCT AGTGTTGACAGCCCCAGGGACTGGTATCGAAGAATGTTCAAGCAGATCCACCGGAAAATGCCGG ACCTACAGCTGGACTGGACCTTCGAGGAGGCACCCAAAG TGGATTCTTCCTGTGCCACATCTGCAAACTCAAGGCATCCAGGGCCCCAGCAAAGACCACCTGCCAGGTCAAACCAGAAGTCGCCTCTGAGTGG aAGAAGCTGGGACGTCTCTGAAGAGTCTCTTAGAAGCACCTTCAGTTGCAGTCCTGGAGCACCCTCCTCCCTGCACCAGACCTCAAAGCAG GTGCTCAGACGCCGAGAGAAAGCGGACAATATCTGGACGGAAGAATCCTGGAACCAGTTTCTGCAAGAACTAGAGACTGGGCAGAAG CCCAAGAAACCACTGGTAGACGACCCTGTTGAGAAGCCCTCCCAGCCCATTGAG GTCCTGTTGGAGAGAGAGCTGGCCAAGCTGAGCGCCGAGCTGGACAAGGACCTGCGGGCAATAGAGACTGGGCAGCCGTCCCCCAAG AGCTCTCAGGCGCCCCGACGGTCCCGGGAGCCGCGGCCCCCAGCGCG CCTGGCCTCCGCCTGGAGCTCCAGCTCCCCGAATGCACTTTACCCGAGTTCCTCCCTGAGCCCCCACAGGATGGCGGATGGAGGAAGCCCCTTCCTGGGTCGGAGGGACTTTGTCTACCCTTCCTCAACTCGAG ACCTTAATGATCCAGGGGGCAGCCCtgccaggaaggaagagaagaag AGGAAGGCCGCCCGGCTCAAGTTTGACTTCCAGGCCCAGTCCCCTAA GGAGCTGACCCTGAAGAAGGGTGACATTGTCTACAtccacaaagaggtggacaagaACTGGCTGGAGGGAGAGCACCATGGCCGCCTGGGCATCTTCCCCACTAATTACGTGGAG GTGCTGCCAGCAGATGAGATTCCCAAGCCAATCAAGCCTCCAACCTACCAGGTGCTGGAGTACGGAGAAGCTGTGGCCCAGTACAACTTCAAGGGGGATCTGGAGGTGGAGCTTTCCTTCAGAAAA GGGGAGCGTGTCTGCCTGATCCGCAAGGTGAATGAGCACTGGTACGAGGGCCGCATCTCGGGTACCGGgcgccagggcatcttccccgcCAGCTATGTGCAGGTGACCCGGGAGCCCCGGGTCCGGCTCTGTGATGACGGCCCCCAGCTCCCTGCGTCTCCCCGCCTGCCCACCGCTCGCCTGGTCCATCACCCCAGCTCTCCCTTAACACCGCGCAGCCCAGCTGACCCCACTGACTGGGGGGGCCAGACCTCCCCTCGCCGCACCggcgtctccttccctccccaggagTCCAGACCCCAGACCCAG AGTCTCAGCACCTCCGGATCAGCTCTGTCCCATCCTGGAGGCTCCAGCCATCCCCAGGACCTGGGGACCTCGTCCTCCACCACCACTGAGATACACTGGACCCC GTACCGGGCGATGTACCAGTACAGGCCCCAGAATGAGGACGAGCTGGAACTGCGGGAGGGGGACCGGGTGGACGTTATGCAGCAGTGTGACGACGGCTGGTTTGTGG GTGTCTCCAGGAGGACCCAGAAATTTGGGACATTCCCTGGAAATTATGTAGCCCCGGTGTGA
- the SORBS3 gene encoding vinexin isoform X6 yields the protein MVAPTPLISSSMTLRPGLCAMGTCHRGEMLPDTQSVDSPRDWYRRMFKQIHRKMPDLQLDWTFEEAPKVDSSCATSANSRHPGPQQRPPARSNQKSPLSGRSWDVSEESLRSTFSCSPGAPSSLHQTSKQVLRRREKADNIWTEESWNQFLQELETGQKPKKPLVDDPVEKPSQPIEVLLERELAKLSAELDKDLRAIETGQPSPKSSQAPRRSREPRPPARLASAWSSSSPNALYPSSSLSPHRMADGGSPFLGRRDFVYPSSTRDLNDPGGSPARKEEKKRKAARLKFDFQAQSPKELTLKKGDIVYIHKEVDKNWLEGEHHGRLGIFPTNYVEVLPADEIPKPIKPPTYQVLEYGEAVAQYNFKGDLEVELSFRKGERVCLIRKVNEHWYEGRISGTGRQGIFPASYVQVTREPRVRLCDDGPQLPASPRLPTARLVHHPSSPLTPRSPADPTDWGGQTSPRRTGVSFPPQESRPQTQSLSTSGSALSHPGGSSHPQDLGTSSSTTTEIHWTPYRAMYQYRPQNEDELELREGDRVDVMQQCDDGWFVGVSRRTQKFGTFPGNYVAPV from the exons ATGGTGGCTCCAACACCCTTAATTTCCAGTTCCATGACCCTGCGCCCAGGACTGTGTGCAATGGGTACTTGCCACCGAGGAGAGATGCTTCCAGACACCCAG AGTGTTGACAGCCCCAGGGACTGGTATCGAAGAATGTTCAAGCAGATCCACCGGAAAATGCCGG ACCTACAGCTGGACTGGACCTTCGAGGAGGCACCCAAAG TGGATTCTTCCTGTGCCACATCTGCAAACTCAAGGCATCCAGGGCCCCAGCAAAGACCACCTGCCAGGTCAAACCAGAAGTCGCCTCTGAGTGG aAGAAGCTGGGACGTCTCTGAAGAGTCTCTTAGAAGCACCTTCAGTTGCAGTCCTGGAGCACCCTCCTCCCTGCACCAGACCTCAAAGCAG GTGCTCAGACGCCGAGAGAAAGCGGACAATATCTGGACGGAAGAATCCTGGAACCAGTTTCTGCAAGAACTAGAGACTGGGCAGAAG CCCAAGAAACCACTGGTAGACGACCCTGTTGAGAAGCCCTCCCAGCCCATTGAG GTCCTGTTGGAGAGAGAGCTGGCCAAGCTGAGCGCCGAGCTGGACAAGGACCTGCGGGCAATAGAGACTGGGCAGCCGTCCCCCAAG AGCTCTCAGGCGCCCCGACGGTCCCGGGAGCCGCGGCCCCCAGCGCG CCTGGCCTCCGCCTGGAGCTCCAGCTCCCCGAATGCACTTTACCCGAGTTCCTCCCTGAGCCCCCACAGGATGGCGGATGGAGGAAGCCCCTTCCTGGGTCGGAGGGACTTTGTCTACCCTTCCTCAACTCGAG ACCTTAATGATCCAGGGGGCAGCCCtgccaggaaggaagagaagaag AGGAAGGCCGCCCGGCTCAAGTTTGACTTCCAGGCCCAGTCCCCTAA GGAGCTGACCCTGAAGAAGGGTGACATTGTCTACAtccacaaagaggtggacaagaACTGGCTGGAGGGAGAGCACCATGGCCGCCTGGGCATCTTCCCCACTAATTACGTGGAG GTGCTGCCAGCAGATGAGATTCCCAAGCCAATCAAGCCTCCAACCTACCAGGTGCTGGAGTACGGAGAAGCTGTGGCCCAGTACAACTTCAAGGGGGATCTGGAGGTGGAGCTTTCCTTCAGAAAA GGGGAGCGTGTCTGCCTGATCCGCAAGGTGAATGAGCACTGGTACGAGGGCCGCATCTCGGGTACCGGgcgccagggcatcttccccgcCAGCTATGTGCAGGTGACCCGGGAGCCCCGGGTCCGGCTCTGTGATGACGGCCCCCAGCTCCCTGCGTCTCCCCGCCTGCCCACCGCTCGCCTGGTCCATCACCCCAGCTCTCCCTTAACACCGCGCAGCCCAGCTGACCCCACTGACTGGGGGGGCCAGACCTCCCCTCGCCGCACCggcgtctccttccctccccaggagTCCAGACCCCAGACCCAG AGTCTCAGCACCTCCGGATCAGCTCTGTCCCATCCTGGAGGCTCCAGCCATCCCCAGGACCTGGGGACCTCGTCCTCCACCACCACTGAGATACACTGGACCCC GTACCGGGCGATGTACCAGTACAGGCCCCAGAATGAGGACGAGCTGGAACTGCGGGAGGGGGACCGGGTGGACGTTATGCAGCAGTGTGACGACGGCTGGTTTGTGG GTGTCTCCAGGAGGACCCAGAAATTTGGGACATTCCCTGGAAATTATGTAGCCCCGGTGTGA